A DNA window from Ignavibacteriales bacterium contains the following coding sequences:
- a CDS encoding TlpA family protein disulfide reductase: MKSKYLFFSLLVAIVLITGCAKKKEQSGEVESAGSKAANVSEISNFEKRADLAPNFSWKDKDGKTISFDTFRGKVTLVNFWATWCGPCKRELPDLIALSKEMETKGVKVIGISTDRGSNVIDDVKSFVSQSGITYQIVISTEDLEEAYGNIRVIPTTFLIDADGKIAETIVGGRSKEQFAEAINALLK; the protein is encoded by the coding sequence ATGAAATCGAAATATTTATTTTTTTCATTATTAGTTGCCATCGTTTTGATTACGGGTTGCGCGAAGAAAAAAGAACAATCGGGTGAAGTTGAATCTGCCGGTTCCAAGGCAGCGAATGTCTCAGAAATCTCGAACTTCGAAAAACGCGCAGACCTTGCACCCAATTTTTCATGGAAAGATAAAGATGGCAAAACGATATCGTTCGATACATTCCGCGGAAAAGTCACGCTCGTAAATTTCTGGGCAACATGGTGCGGACCATGCAAGCGCGAGCTTCCCGATCTGATTGCTCTAAGCAAAGAAATGGAGACCAAGGGAGTGAAGGTGATCGGAATTTCAACAGACCGCGGCTCAAACGTTATCGACGATGTAAAATCTTTCGTTTCCCAATCGGGCATAACATACCAGATTGTTATTTCTACCGAAGATCTTGAAGAAGCATACGGCAACATTCGGGTTATACCGACAACATTTTTAATCGATGCCGACGGAAAGATCGCCGAGACAATTGTAGGCGGGAGATCGAAAGAGCAATTCGCCGAAGCGATTAACGCCCTGCTGAAATAA
- a CDS encoding T9SS type A sorting domain-containing protein, with protein MLKFFRVALRCIPILFLIHNFALSWGSTGHRLINLKTPIHLPETMADLKKDSLFYRSYASAPDYRKDYTDTSFFAEDKRHYIDIDVYPNFKTIPHNLDSMIALYGRSYVRETGTLPWAIVLTLDSLRSQFIRKDYIKAESTMSDLGHYIADATQPLHCTENYDGFLTGNNGIHNRYETGMITAYQSLLTISQDSARYIYFPLDYSFELILQSQALVDSVLIADTYAKNISGWSGSGTPPAEYYAALWDKTQRFTRERIQTATVAIAFLWYSAWLDAQAVTNVATEYKSQPKQFSLEQNYPNPFNPVTNCQFTIGNCQLTILKIYDALGREVETLVNEMLNPGTYNVKWDASNLPSGVYYYRIHAGKYSETKKLILMK; from the coding sequence ATGTTAAAATTTTTCCGCGTCGCGCTGCGATGCATCCCGATCTTATTCTTAATTCATAACTTTGCATTAAGCTGGGGTTCAACCGGACATAGGTTAATAAACCTGAAAACGCCGATACATTTGCCTGAAACAATGGCTGATCTGAAGAAAGACAGTTTGTTTTACCGTTCGTATGCTTCCGCGCCCGACTACAGAAAAGATTACACAGACACATCATTCTTTGCCGAAGATAAACGGCACTATATAGATATCGATGTCTATCCGAATTTTAAAACAATTCCGCACAACCTCGATTCAATGATCGCGCTTTATGGGCGATCATACGTTCGTGAAACAGGAACGCTGCCGTGGGCAATCGTTCTTACTCTCGATTCTCTCAGATCACAATTCATTCGTAAAGATTACATTAAAGCAGAATCGACGATGAGCGATTTAGGTCATTATATTGCCGATGCAACACAACCGCTGCATTGCACCGAAAACTACGACGGATTTTTAACAGGCAACAACGGCATCCACAACCGATATGAAACGGGGATGATTACAGCGTATCAGTCATTGCTGACAATTTCTCAGGACAGCGCGCGGTATATTTATTTTCCTCTCGATTATTCATTCGAGTTGATACTGCAATCGCAGGCATTGGTAGATTCTGTTTTAATAGCCGACACTTACGCGAAAAATATTTCGGGCTGGAGCGGCAGCGGAACACCGCCGGCAGAATATTACGCCGCGCTTTGGGATAAAACCCAACGCTTTACGCGTGAACGGATTCAAACAGCCACAGTCGCAATTGCATTTTTGTGGTACAGCGCATGGCTCGACGCGCAAGCGGTAACAAATGTTGCAACCGAATATAAATCTCAGCCGAAACAATTTTCGCTGGAACAGAATTACCCGAACCCGTTCAACCCCGTTACAAATTGTCAATTTACAATCGGCAATTGTCAATTGACAATTCTAAAGATTTACGATGCATTGGGAAGGGAAGTTGAAACCTTAGTGAACGAGATGTTGAATCCGGGCACTTATAATGTGAAATGGGATGCAAGCAATTTACCAAGCGGAGTTTATTACTATAGAATTCACGCGGGTAAATACAGTGAGACAAAGAAATTAATTTTGATGAAGTAA
- a CDS encoding AAA family ATPase → MPKTISLKEIPPSQLRWICDPKTLKVKTTKDVKATKEIIGQDRALRALRMGLEMKHAGYNVFVTGFSGTGRMTTIKRLLSEFQHGKTTLRDHCYLHNFLNSDQPILVTLPAGQGSKLQGDMENLVQEFIKNIPAVFESKRFKEERKRSMEFFQERQRSVLKDFEQKVRERGFEVIQVQVGPMMRPDIAPLHESQPITFDQLDALVKEGKISKQQVEQMMQDRTQLEGQMELMLRELRNIEKKAKESVENLSERFILPLVKESVDDLRRKYSEKKLHEYLDQVQESVMLDLNRFRVTDEQTPQIPGMQPQEKEEDLFVEYQVNVVVDNSRTKGVPIIIETNPKFKNIFGTIEREVDRNGIWRTDFTLIKAGSLLKADGGFLVINALDALVEPGVWQTLKRTLRNGLLDIQPAESGIFGTSSAFKPEPVEIDVKVVMLGDAYIYFLLYEQDDDFKKIFKVRADFDTEMPKVNFTINKYLHFITMICEDEKLLPFDNKGIAAVIEHGVRLSGRQNKLSTRFNVIADVVREANYWAGKVESSIVTAIHVQKAIDEHIERIKLIEEKSKELIHEGTILIDTTGSVVGQVNGLSVLDMHEYMFGMPSRITAKTSIGRRGIINIEREAAMSGPIHNKGVLIISGYLHGRYAHNKPLTMNASITFEQNYGGIDGDSASSTEIYAILSSLANIPLRQEISVTGSVNQNGEIQPIGGVNQKIEGFFDICHKRGLTGTQGVMIPYQNKKDLMLRRDVIEAVEKNLFHIYAIKTIDEGIELLTGTRAGKRLKDGSFEKDTVHYMVDQTLIAYAHHFKELLA, encoded by the coding sequence ATGCCGAAAACCATATCTTTAAAAGAAATTCCGCCGTCTCAATTACGCTGGATTTGTGATCCGAAGACACTCAAAGTGAAAACCACAAAAGATGTTAAGGCAACGAAAGAGATAATCGGACAAGACCGCGCCCTCAGAGCCTTGAGGATGGGTTTGGAGATGAAGCATGCCGGATACAATGTTTTCGTAACAGGATTCTCCGGCACCGGACGTATGACCACGATTAAGCGGCTCTTATCCGAATTTCAGCATGGCAAAACTACATTACGCGATCATTGTTACCTGCACAACTTTTTGAACAGCGATCAACCGATTCTTGTTACTTTACCTGCGGGCCAGGGATCGAAACTTCAGGGAGATATGGAAAACCTTGTTCAGGAGTTCATAAAAAATATTCCTGCAGTGTTCGAGAGTAAACGTTTTAAAGAAGAACGAAAACGATCGATGGAATTTTTCCAGGAACGTCAACGCAGCGTTCTCAAAGATTTTGAACAGAAAGTCCGTGAGCGTGGATTCGAGGTTATTCAGGTTCAGGTCGGTCCTATGATGCGCCCCGATATTGCTCCGCTGCACGAAAGTCAACCTATTACATTCGACCAATTAGATGCATTAGTGAAAGAAGGAAAAATTTCTAAACAACAGGTCGAACAAATGATGCAAGACCGCACTCAATTAGAAGGACAGATGGAATTAATGCTTCGGGAGCTGCGGAACATAGAAAAGAAAGCAAAAGAATCTGTGGAAAATCTCTCTGAGCGTTTTATTCTTCCGTTAGTCAAAGAGAGCGTAGACGATCTTAGAAGAAAATACAGTGAAAAAAAATTACATGAGTACCTGGATCAGGTTCAGGAAAGCGTGATGTTAGACCTCAACCGATTTCGTGTTACCGACGAGCAGACTCCTCAAATTCCCGGCATGCAACCTCAGGAAAAAGAAGAAGATTTATTTGTTGAATATCAGGTAAACGTCGTGGTCGATAACTCGCGCACCAAAGGTGTTCCAATCATTATCGAAACAAATCCTAAATTCAAAAATATTTTCGGAACAATCGAACGGGAAGTTGATCGCAACGGTATTTGGCGCACAGATTTTACTTTAATCAAAGCAGGATCTCTTCTTAAAGCCGACGGCGGATTTCTGGTGATCAACGCGCTAGACGCGCTTGTTGAACCGGGTGTGTGGCAAACTCTGAAGCGTACTTTACGAAACGGATTACTCGATATCCAACCTGCTGAAAGCGGAATTTTCGGTACGAGCTCCGCCTTCAAACCCGAACCGGTTGAAATCGATGTGAAAGTCGTGATGCTTGGAGACGCATATATCTATTTTCTTCTTTACGAGCAGGATGATGATTTCAAAAAAATATTTAAAGTCCGCGCCGACTTTGATACAGAGATGCCGAAGGTAAATTTCACGATCAACAAGTATCTTCATTTCATCACAATGATATGTGAAGATGAAAAACTTCTTCCGTTCGATAATAAGGGTATTGCCGCGGTGATAGAACATGGTGTCCGGCTCTCCGGCAGGCAGAATAAACTTTCAACGCGTTTCAACGTGATCGCGGATGTTGTTAGAGAAGCAAATTATTGGGCGGGAAAAGTTGAAAGCTCCATAGTTACGGCAATTCATGTTCAAAAAGCGATAGATGAACATATAGAACGGATCAAGCTGATCGAAGAAAAATCAAAAGAATTGATTCATGAAGGAACAATTTTGATTGATACAACCGGCTCTGTTGTCGGACAGGTCAACGGCCTTTCGGTGCTCGATATGCACGAGTATATGTTCGGTATGCCGAGCAGGATCACCGCAAAAACTTCTATCGGGAGGCGCGGAATTATAAATATCGAACGCGAAGCTGCGATGAGCGGACCTATTCATAATAAAGGCGTGCTGATCATCAGCGGTTATTTGCACGGCAGGTACGCTCACAATAAACCGCTCACAATGAATGCAAGCATTACGTTCGAACAAAATTACGGAGGCATCGACGGCGACAGCGCATCATCGACTGAGATCTACGCCATACTCTCAAGTCTTGCCAATATTCCGTTAAGGCAAGAAATCAGCGTTACAGGTTCGGTCAATCAGAACGGCGAGATACAACCTATAGGCGGTGTGAATCAGAAGATAGAAGGATTTTTCGATATCTGTCACAAACGCGGCTTAACCGGAACACAGGGCGTGATGATTCCGTATCAGAATAAAAAAGATCTGATGCTTCGTCGCGATGTTATCGAGGCGGTTGAGAAAAATTTGTTCCATATCTACGCTATCAAAACAATTGATGAAGGTATAGAACTTCTCACAGGCACTCGGGCAGGTAAACGTTTGAAAGACGGATCGTTCGAAAAGGATACGGTTCATTATATGGTCGATCAAACGCTTATCGCTTATGCGCATCACTTCAAAGAACTTTTAGCGTAA
- a CDS encoding T9SS type A sorting domain-containing protein has protein sequence MEALDFWTQARSYPDTDIPTSKFYTAFKSSKTKLREVSNVLSAGSIWDPIGPLNLQGRTKCVAINPKNPSVIYVGTASGGLWKSKTSGLGADWEQVRLGYPVLGVSSIVIDPADTNIMYIGTGEVYRRNNSVGGLVQRTTRGSYGIGILKTTDGGLTWAKSLDWSYNQRRGVQMLKMNPMNPKTIWAATTEGAFKTVDGGESWSLVLGAQMVTDIVIHYSDSNKVMAAFGNFTNSTVVFTTNGGDNWLNSPLQSYTGKTLLAVYPKNSDIAYASAADSTSGVAGLYQSTNFGQNWNLMRSFPAGSMYGVQGWYSHYVAVHPEDSSIIVLNAVGRAKSTNSGIAITSVSSGYSDNHGYAIDPTNPNIFYAANDDGIYRSTNFGSSYTNIGFGIQSGQIYNGFSCSTTDSLIALSQSQDHIPGYRYLGSTTWDHASARDESGWTAITPGNDNIMYAVTRYGGSIYKSNDRGATFSYAGGFSAGSEGTAAWNSPVVVCPAQASVLYMGTKKIFKSTTAAGSWSATNGGSNLDGNPVLSLAVSATNPDTVYAGTAPISVTAHIFRTTNGGSTWTNVTDIIPDRYPIDIAVDPQNSSVAYVTMGGFGSGHVYKTTNTGTSWTDVTGTLPDVPTTAVVVDPFRSNVVYVGNDLGVYVSTDAGTTWSTFNAGLPDAVIVADLTISPSNRTLRVATHGNGVWERKMLFDIPVDFFDYKIASINYPSDGGQYFLGTSLTSFRVSVKNLSTLAQVDSFDVKYRILFGATEVYSSTKRIPGLGLAEQRSITFDGSYEPAVLGTYTSEAIVLSSDNNSSNDTLHSSFEIVAAPTIPYWTITKVYSPYQEIIPDNTGPTGDDAQASFALPFQFKFDQFLYDSIQLSTNGWAELGTGSSGSVRGLSSVSQLGGYFTPTLGTAQRPTKALGPWWADMIVNTPDQIGMKTIGSAPNRTFVIQWKNIEAYYANTSLLLNYQIRLHETTNIIEFCYGPKIDGSTDPGITGAYMGLKDHIGGDYRYFDLAKMGWGLSGDITSSLLPTTDWPGEDSSFQIITDVLEKTVSLLDGWNLVSLPVTRLDRSVQSIYPTVIHGTLFLYSSTYQLAGDTLLHGKGYWIKSSAAKDQIVRGVGFPTVEVELNSGWNLIGSVDHETPAPSGGIITSGVFTYNGSNYDQAATLLPGKGYWVKASSTGTITLGSTNIPRRAIQSIDPSCVITITNGLGKQQSLELMEQPEGGIDVSRYELPPLPPGEMFDVRFSSQRYREIYPKNFKEEISFPVQMQSPVYPLSVSIKSSSSTNTGFAIEQTENGKVVKRYPLTGGRVIIHDGDGKSLRIVVTTAREIPMIFALQQNYPNPFNPTTIINYQLPIDNWVTIKVYNIIGEEIATLVDEMQDAGYKSVTFDGSNLSSGIYFVRMNSSPSSSSGQAFADVKKIVLTK, from the coding sequence ATGGAAGCATTAGACTTCTGGACACAAGCTCGTTCTTATCCGGACACAGATATTCCAACGAGTAAATTTTATACCGCTTTCAAATCTTCTAAAACCAAACTGCGCGAAGTATCGAACGTTCTCAGCGCCGGTAGTATCTGGGACCCGATTGGTCCGCTTAATTTGCAAGGACGCACAAAATGTGTTGCTATCAATCCCAAAAATCCAAGCGTGATTTATGTCGGCACGGCGAGCGGTGGATTGTGGAAATCAAAAACCTCCGGGCTTGGCGCAGATTGGGAACAAGTAAGACTTGGTTATCCCGTGCTTGGTGTAAGTTCTATTGTCATTGATCCTGCGGACACCAATATCATGTACATCGGTACCGGAGAAGTTTATCGCAGGAATAACTCCGTTGGCGGTTTAGTGCAGAGAACAACTCGCGGTAGTTACGGAATCGGTATTTTGAAAACAACTGACGGTGGATTAACTTGGGCAAAAAGTCTCGACTGGTCTTACAACCAACGGCGGGGAGTTCAAATGCTTAAAATGAACCCGATGAATCCGAAAACAATTTGGGCGGCTACAACCGAAGGCGCATTTAAAACTGTAGATGGTGGTGAATCTTGGAGTCTTGTTTTAGGTGCTCAAATGGTAACAGACATTGTGATTCATTATTCCGATAGCAATAAAGTTATGGCAGCGTTCGGAAATTTTACAAACAGCACAGTAGTATTTACAACCAATGGCGGGGACAATTGGTTAAATTCGCCGCTTCAAAGTTATACGGGAAAAACTCTTCTCGCGGTTTATCCGAAAAATTCCGACATAGCGTATGCGAGTGCGGCAGACAGCACAAGCGGAGTTGCCGGATTATATCAATCGACAAATTTCGGACAAAATTGGAATTTAATGAGATCATTTCCAGCAGGATCAATGTATGGTGTTCAGGGGTGGTACTCACATTACGTTGCCGTTCATCCGGAAGATTCAAGCATTATTGTTCTCAACGCCGTTGGAAGAGCTAAGTCTACAAACAGTGGGATCGCTATTACGAGTGTTTCAAGCGGGTATTCAGACAATCATGGATATGCTATCGATCCGACTAACCCGAACATTTTTTACGCGGCGAACGATGACGGTATATATCGTTCAACCAACTTCGGAAGTTCTTACACCAACATCGGTTTTGGGATACAGTCGGGTCAAATCTATAACGGATTTTCATGCTCAACAACCGATTCACTTATCGCCCTCTCGCAATCTCAAGATCATATTCCGGGTTATCGTTATCTCGGCTCTACAACATGGGATCATGCAAGCGCAAGAGATGAATCGGGCTGGACTGCAATTACTCCGGGCAATGATAATATTATGTATGCGGTTACGAGATATGGTGGTTCTATATACAAATCAAACGATCGGGGTGCAACATTTTCATATGCCGGTGGTTTCAGTGCGGGTAGCGAAGGAACCGCGGCTTGGAATTCTCCTGTTGTTGTATGCCCCGCTCAAGCATCTGTTTTATATATGGGAACTAAAAAGATTTTTAAATCAACAACCGCTGCCGGTTCCTGGTCTGCTACGAATGGCGGCAGTAATCTCGATGGCAATCCGGTTTTATCGTTGGCGGTTTCAGCAACAAATCCGGATACGGTGTATGCAGGCACGGCGCCAATTTCTGTCACCGCACATATTTTCAGGACCACTAACGGTGGTTCAACATGGACGAACGTAACCGATATAATTCCCGATAGATACCCGATTGATATTGCTGTTGATCCGCAGAACAGCAGTGTAGCATATGTAACGATGGGTGGTTTCGGATCGGGGCATGTATATAAAACTACAAACACCGGAACAAGTTGGACAGATGTTACGGGAACACTTCCAGATGTACCTACAACAGCAGTTGTTGTTGATCCGTTTCGCTCGAATGTTGTTTATGTTGGAAATGATCTTGGAGTATATGTTTCTACAGATGCCGGAACAACATGGTCAACATTCAACGCCGGTTTGCCCGATGCAGTTATAGTTGCCGATCTGACAATTTCTCCTTCAAATCGTACACTTCGCGTTGCTACTCACGGTAATGGTGTATGGGAACGAAAAATGTTATTCGATATTCCGGTTGATTTTTTCGATTATAAAATAGCATCCATAAATTATCCTTCGGATGGCGGACAATATTTTCTTGGAACTTCGCTTACATCTTTCCGAGTATCGGTGAAAAATTTAAGTACGCTGGCGCAAGTTGATTCGTTCGACGTTAAATACAGAATTCTTTTCGGAGCTACAGAAGTATATTCATCAACAAAACGTATTCCCGGACTGGGTCTCGCAGAACAACGCTCGATTACGTTCGATGGAAGTTATGAACCCGCGGTTCTGGGTACTTATACGAGCGAGGCAATTGTGTTATCAAGCGACAATAATTCGTCTAACGATACTTTACACAGTTCGTTTGAGATCGTTGCTGCCCCAACAATTCCATATTGGACGATCACTAAAGTATACTCACCATATCAGGAAATTATTCCGGACAACACCGGACCAACCGGAGATGATGCGCAGGCAAGTTTTGCACTACCATTCCAATTCAAATTCGATCAATTTCTTTACGATTCGATTCAATTAAGCACAAACGGTTGGGCAGAACTTGGAACAGGCAGTAGTGGAAGCGTGCGTGGACTTTCATCTGTTTCTCAGCTTGGTGGTTATTTTACACCGACACTCGGCACAGCTCAACGACCAACAAAAGCGTTGGGTCCTTGGTGGGCAGATATGATTGTGAACACTCCCGATCAAATCGGTATGAAAACAATCGGTTCAGCCCCTAACAGAACTTTCGTTATTCAATGGAAAAACATTGAAGCGTATTACGCCAACACATCGCTTCTACTTAATTATCAAATTAGGTTACACGAAACAACAAACATAATCGAGTTTTGTTATGGACCCAAAATTGACGGTTCAACTGATCCGGGAATCACCGGCGCCTATATGGGTTTAAAAGATCACATAGGAGGTGATTATAGATATTTTGATTTGGCAAAAATGGGATGGGGGCTTTCCGGTGATATCACGTCATCACTATTGCCAACCACCGATTGGCCCGGCGAAGATAGCAGCTTCCAAATAATCACGGATGTTCTTGAAAAAACAGTATCGTTGCTTGATGGTTGGAATCTTGTTTCTCTGCCGGTTACACGATTAGATCGTTCTGTACAATCAATCTATCCCACAGTCATACACGGAACTTTGTTTTTATATTCATCAACATATCAGCTTGCCGGAGATACTTTACTTCACGGAAAAGGTTATTGGATAAAATCTTCCGCTGCAAAAGATCAGATTGTTAGAGGAGTAGGTTTTCCAACCGTTGAAGTTGAATTGAATTCCGGATGGAATTTGATCGGATCGGTCGATCACGAAACTCCCGCGCCCAGCGGTGGTATTATTACAAGCGGTGTTTTTACATATAATGGAAGCAACTATGATCAGGCAGCAACACTTCTGCCCGGTAAGGGTTATTGGGTAAAGGCGAGTAGTACGGGGACTATTACACTTGGTTCAACAAATATTCCGCGTCGCGCAATTCAATCAATCGATCCTTCGTGTGTAATAACAATTACCAATGGCTTGGGGAAACAACAATCTCTGGAATTAATGGAACAACCGGAAGGAGGCATAGACGTATCGCGTTATGAACTCCCTCCGCTTCCACCGGGTGAAATGTTTGACGTTAGATTTTCAAGTCAGAGATACCGTGAAATTTATCCAAAGAATTTCAAAGAAGAAATTTCATTTCCGGTTCAAATGCAATCCCCCGTTTATCCATTGTCGGTAAGTATTAAGTCAAGTTCTTCAACAAACACCGGATTTGCGATAGAACAAACCGAAAATGGAAAAGTTGTAAAACGTTATCCTTTAACAGGTGGAAGAGTTATTATCCATGATGGCGATGGTAAATCTCTGCGCATCGTTGTAACAACAGCGAGAGAAATTCCAATGATATTCGCACTTCAACAAAATTATCCGAATCCTTTTAACCCCACAACAATTATCAATTATCAATTACCAATTGACAATTGGGTAACAATTAAAGTATACAATATTATTGGCGAAGAGATTGCCACGCTGGTTGATGAGATGCAGGATGCGGGGTATAAGTCGGTAACATTTGATGGATCGAATCTGTCGAGCGGAATTTATTTTGTACGGATGAATTCAAGTCCTTCGTCAAGCTCAGGACAAGCCTTCGCAGATGTGAAGAAGATTGTGCTGACAAAGTAA
- a CDS encoding tetratricopeptide repeat protein, with protein MQFNARSSFFSGISIFFLIVSQIGCGGSDQAVKEPETPAMPSPTEVMQKEVTNLRTQNESLQQQVAKCEVEKRTIVARVAELETELAEWKEKKVEPTPITATPTLLNPKESYANALRLFNERKYDEAEQLIVKVQKSDIHPTLLDNCEYWLGECAYGSRRYADAIEHFQKVFTFQISEKKDDAQIMIGNSYKAMGNGAKAAEAYETLLKKFPASPFVKRTKEKLEKLK; from the coding sequence ATGCAGTTCAATGCTCGATCAAGTTTTTTTTCCGGTATAAGTATATTTTTTTTAATTGTATCACAGATCGGTTGCGGCGGTTCTGATCAAGCAGTTAAAGAGCCCGAAACCCCGGCGATGCCAAGTCCGACTGAAGTGATGCAGAAAGAAGTCACGAACCTTCGCACTCAGAACGAATCGTTGCAACAGCAAGTAGCCAAATGCGAAGTGGAAAAAAGAACTATAGTGGCGCGCGTTGCCGAACTTGAAACCGAGCTTGCCGAATGGAAAGAAAAAAAAGTTGAACCAACTCCGATTACTGCAACACCGACATTGCTAAATCCAAAAGAAAGTTATGCCAACGCTCTCCGATTATTCAACGAAAGAAAATATGATGAAGCGGAACAACTGATTGTGAAAGTGCAGAAGAGCGACATTCACCCGACGCTTTTGGATAATTGCGAATACTGGTTAGGAGAATGCGCGTACGGCTCGCGCCGATACGCCGATGCTATTGAGCATTTTCAAAAAGTATTCACATTCCAGATTTCAGAAAAGAAAGATGATGCTCAAATCATGATCGGGAACAGTTACAAGGCGATGGGCAACGGCGCGAAAGCGGCAGAGGCATACGAAACACTTCTAAAAAAATTTCCGGCAAGCCCGTTCGTAAAAAGAACGAAAGAAAAATTGGAGAAGTTAAAATAA
- a CDS encoding tetratricopeptide repeat protein has product MKTNIVFALILFVCGCSGSKNTPPQVTDAQRNLALEHFIAGSALDQKGEFAKAILEYQDAVQLMQDPAIYNAMAKDYSLLGKHELAMNSGREAVKLDADNRVYRQTLAEIYLNAFAFDDALKEYEELVRIDPAYQDAWLTLARLRQIRGPQKSLDTYKEILDRFGPIGDVYLQMAQLYAATGKLNDAASALRGMLGLDPGNYEITKSLGDIYLRQDSVDAALRIYNDLANRRPDDVELRAAMAHAYLLQQDYDHAAIQFNQVMEKDTISADEQIRFGQVFVSFIEKDSAVAPYALRLFDRIKQNHPEDWRAYWFLGAINNILHNDSIALEYFHQVIQKAKGVPDGWIGAASIYYDNNRFEDAIALLTEARKFVSEEFRIYFLLGISNQRIHRAVEAASALERAVQLNEKNVDALSALGLVYDELKRFDDSDSMYERALRLDPKNHLLLNNFGYSLAERGIELERALKMSKEAVNQQPENQSYLDTYGWIFYRLGNYNEAELWIKRAIELGSKSSVIHNHLGDIYFKLSEKEKAMEYWQKASELDPANESIKNKIQRGNL; this is encoded by the coding sequence ATGAAAACAAATATTGTATTTGCCCTTATTTTGTTCGTTTGCGGGTGTTCCGGATCGAAGAACACTCCGCCTCAGGTTACCGACGCACAAAGGAATTTAGCTCTGGAACATTTTATTGCCGGTAGCGCACTCGACCAAAAGGGTGAATTCGCAAAAGCGATATTAGAGTATCAGGATGCGGTGCAGTTAATGCAAGACCCGGCTATCTATAATGCAATGGCAAAAGATTATTCGCTTCTGGGTAAACATGAACTCGCAATGAATTCAGGTCGGGAAGCCGTGAAGCTTGACGCTGACAACCGTGTTTACCGGCAGACACTCGCCGAAATTTATTTGAACGCATTCGCATTCGATGATGCGTTAAAAGAATATGAAGAATTGGTCAGAATAGATCCCGCATATCAGGACGCATGGTTAACACTCGCGCGACTCCGTCAAATCCGTGGTCCGCAAAAATCTCTCGATACCTATAAAGAAATTCTGGATCGTTTTGGTCCCATAGGCGATGTTTACTTGCAAATGGCACAGCTTTACGCCGCCACCGGAAAATTAAATGACGCCGCCTCGGCATTGCGCGGCATGCTTGGTCTGGACCCTGGGAATTATGAGATTACAAAATCTCTCGGAGATATTTATTTGCGGCAAGATAGCGTAGATGCAGCGTTGCGTATCTACAACGATCTTGCAAACCGGCGTCCCGATGATGTTGAACTGCGAGCCGCGATGGCTCATGCTTATTTGCTGCAGCAAGATTACGATCACGCCGCGATTCAATTTAATCAGGTTATGGAAAAAGATACAATATCTGCCGATGAACAAATTCGATTCGGACAGGTGTTCGTATCTTTTATAGAAAAAGATTCGGCGGTTGCACCGTATGCGCTCCGACTTTTCGATCGTATCAAACAAAATCATCCTGAAGATTGGAGAGCTTATTGGTTTCTCGGAGCCATCAATAATATTCTACACAACGATAGTATCGCTCTGGAATATTTTCACCAAGTAATCCAGAAAGCGAAAGGTGTTCCCGACGGTTGGATAGGTGCCGCATCTATCTATTACGACAACAACCGGTTTGAAGACGCGATAGCGCTCCTGACCGAAGCGAGGAAATTCGTTTCGGAAGAGTTTCGTATTTATTTCCTTCTCGGAATATCAAATCAGCGGATTCATCGTGCGGTTGAAGCCGCTTCGGCTTTGGAACGAGCTGTTCAACTTAACGAAAAAAATGTCGACGCGTTAAGCGCTCTCGGATTGGTTTATGACGAGTTAAAACGTTTTGACGATTCCGACAGTATGTACGAACGCGCACTACGCCTTGATCCTAAAAACCACCTTCTCTTGAATAATTTCGGATACAGTTTGGCAGAGCGCGGCATTGAACTTGAGCGCGCACTAAAAATGTCGAAGGAGGCGGTCAATCAGCAACCCGAGAACCAATCGTATCTCGACACTTACGGATGGATTTTTTATCGGCTCGGGAATTATAATGAAGCGGAATTGTGGATCAAGCGCGCGATTGAACTTGGATCCAAGAGCAGCGTGATACACAATCATTTGGGGGATATCTATTTTAAGCTGTCCGAAAAAGAAAAAGCAATGGAATATTGGCAGAAAGCATCCGAGCTCGATCCAGCAAATGAATCGATAAAAAATAAAATTCAACGGGGAAATTTGTGA